Part of the Scyliorhinus torazame isolate Kashiwa2021f chromosome 8, sScyTor2.1, whole genome shotgun sequence genome, atctgtgctcctgacctcaatactctcattctcccttaccctaaaactacaatccaggttcccatgcccctgctgcattagtttaaacccccccaaagagcactaacaaatctcccccccaggatatttgtgcccctcaggttcaggtgtagaccatcctgtctgtagaggtaacGTAGCCCAGAGCCCCGGCAGCACCcaggactgacccctcccccccagcccagctCCCTGGTGGGAGCCTCCCCCAGCATCCAGGACAGGGCACCCCTATTCCCCCCGGACAGAACCCCCCACAGCTCCCCGGACGAGGCTCACACAGCTCCCCGGACAGAGCCCCCCACAGCACCCCGGACGAGACTCACACAGCTCCCCGGACAGAGCCCCCCAGCCTTCTGGACAGAACCCCTCCAACTCCCCGGACGGGGACCCCCCAGCCCCCCGGATGCGGCACCCCCAGCCCCCCGGgggacctcccccagccccccgggggacctcccccagcaccctggacggacctcccccccacccccccccgcagcccccctGGACagagcccccccacctccccagacaggATAACCCCCTCCCAGCACCCAGGAAAGGTCACCCCCCCagcacagagtggatcgtcagaggcttttccccagggtagaggggtcaattactagggggcataggtttaaggtgagaggggcaaggtttagagtagatgtacgaggcaagttttgtacgcagagggtagtgggtgcctggaactcactaccggaggaggtggtggaagcagggacgatagtgacatttaaggggcatcttgacaaatacacgaataggatgggaatagagggatacggacccaggaagtgtagaagattgtagtttagtcgggcagcatggtcggcacgggcttggagggccgaagggcctgttcctgtgctgtacatttctttgttctttgttcagcacaCATGACGgcgcccccatcaccaccacccccttccACACCCCAGTCCCCATGCAGAGACCAGATGCCCAGCCCAGAGGGCTCCTGTTAAGCTCTGGTCTGTTTTTCTCGTCTCCCATTCACCAGCAGGTCGAAGCAGCTGAAAAGGATATATCAACCTCCCCTACTGCGTGCTTGCCCCCCATTGCGATGATTGCTGCCGCTGTACCAGCGTATGGCCATTTCCCATCTTCCTCATCCTCATGGCCAACAGTCACCTCGACTCCTGGGAGGACTTTGGCAGCCAGGACAGGAGCAATGCAACACAACCTGGAACAAAGGTCAGGTAAGTCAACGGGCAACTGTATTCCGGGTTGGAGCAGTGCTCAATGCTCTGAATTCAAATCGTGACAATAATTTACCCactcacattctcctgccttcccatgGATTGCAATTTCACCCGTTGCATCTGAACGTGACAGGCACATagaattgatgttaatccagctctctcacactgtcactcagtaacccctctcccccagcaccctgtgttactgactgtatctctactgatgttaatccagctccctcacactgtcactcagtaacccctctcccccagcaccctgtattactgactgtatctctactgatgttaatccagctcccacactgtcactcagtaacccctctcccccagcaccctgtgtgactgactgtatctctactgatgttaatccagctctctcacactgtcactcagtaacccctctcccccagcatcctgtgttaccgactgtatctctactgatgttaatccagctctctcacactgtcactcagtaacccctctcccccagcaccctgtgtgactgactgtatctctactgatgttaatccagctccctcacactgtcactcagtaatccctctccccagcaccctgtgttactgactgtatctcgactgatgttaatccagctcccccacactgtcactcagtaacccctctcccccagcatcctgtgttactgactgtatctctactgatgttaatccagctccctcacactgtcactcagtaacccctctcccccagcaccctgtgttactgactgtatctctactgatgttaatccagctccctcacactgtcactcagtaatccctctcccccagcaccctgtgttactgactgtatctcgactgatgttaatccagctccctcacactgtcactcagtaacccctctcccccagcaccctgtgttactgactgtatctcgactgatgttaatccagctccctcacactgtcactcagtaacccctctcccccagcatcctgtgttactgactgtatccctattgatgttaatccagctccctcacactggcacttagtaacccctctcccccagcaccctgtattactgactgtatctctactgatgttaatccagctccctcacactgtcactcagtaaccactctcccccagcaccgtgttaccgactgtatctctactgatgttaatccagctccctcacactgtcactcagtaacccctctccccccaacaccctgtgtcagtccagctccctcacactgtcactcagtaacccctctcccccagcaccctgtgttactgactgtatctctactgatgttaatccagctccctcacactgtcactcagtaacacctctcacccagcaccctgtgttactgactgtatctcgactgatgttaattcagctccctcacactgtcactcagtaacccctctcccccagcaccctgtgttactgactgtatcgcgactgatattaatccagctccctcacactgtcactcagtaacccatccccaccctccagcgccgtgttactgactgtatctctactgatgtcaatcaagctgcctcacactgtcactcagtaacccctctcccccagcaccctgtgttactgactgtatccctactgatgttaatccagctgcctctcaccgtcactcagtaacccctctcccccagcaccctgtgttactgactgtatcgcgactgatgttaatccagctccctcacaccgtcactcagtaacccctttcccccagcaccctgtgttactgactgtttctctactgatgttaatccagctgcctctcactgtcactcagtaacccctctcccccagtaccctgtgctactgactgtatctctattgatgttaatccagctccctcactctgtcactcagtaacccctctcccccagcaccctgtgttactgactgtatctctactgatgttaattctgctccctcacactgtcactcagtaacccctctcccccagcatcctgtgttactgactgtatctctactgatgttaatccagctccctcacactgtcactcaggatCCCCTTTCcctcagcaccgtgttactgactgtatctctaccgatgttaatccagctccctcacactgtcactcagtaacccctctcccccagcaccctgtgttactgactgtatctcggctgatgttaatccagctccctcacactgtcactcaataacccctctcccccagcaccctgtgttactgactgtatccctactgatgttaatccagctgcctctcactgtcactcagtaacccctctcccccagcaccctgtgttactgactgtatctctactgatgttaatccagctccctcacactgttactcagtaacccctctcccccagcaccctgtgttactgactttatctctactgatgtcaatccagctgcctcacactgtcactcagtaacccctctcccccagcaccctgtgttactgactgtatcgcgactgatgttaatccagctccctcacactgtcactcagtaacccctttcccccagcaccctgtgttactgactgtttctctactgatgttaatccagctgcctctcagtcactcagtaacccctctcccccagtaccctgtgctactgactgtatctctattgatgttaatccagctccctcactctgtcactcagtaacccctctcccccagcaccctgtgttactgactgtatctctactgatgttaattcagctccctcacactgtcactcagtaacccctctcccccagcaccctatgttactgactgtatctctactgatgttaatccagctgcctctcactgtcactcagtaacccctctcccccagcaccctgtgttactgactgtatctctactgatgttaatccagctccctcacactgttactcagtaacccctctcccccagcaccctgtgttactgactgtatctctactgatgtcaatccagctgcctcacactgtcactcagtaacccctctcccccagcaccctgtgttactgactgtatccctactgatgttaatccagctgcctctcactgtcactcagtaacccctctcccccagcaccctgtgttactgactgtatctctactgatgttaatccagctccctcacactgttactcagtaacccctctcccccagcaccctgtgttactgactttatctctactgatgtcaatccagctgcctcacactgtcactcagtaacccctctcccccagcaccctgtgttactgactgtatcgcgactgatgttaatccagctccctcacactgtcactcagtaacccctttcccccagcaccctgtgttactgactgtttctctactgatgttaatccagctgcctctcagtcactcagtaacccctctcccccagtaccctgtgctactgactgtatctctattgatgttaatccagctccctcactctgtcactcagtaacccctctcccccagcaccctgtgttactgactgtatctctactgatgttaattcagctccctcacactgtcactcagtaacccctctcccccagcaccctgtgttactgactgtatctctactgatgttaattctgctccctcacactgtcactcagtaacccctctcccccagcatcctgtgttactgactgtatctctactgatgttaatccagctccctcacactgtcactcaggatCCCCTTTCcctcagcaccgtgttactgactgtatctcggctgatgttaatccagctccctcacactgtcactcaataacccctctcccccagcaccctgtgttactgactgtatccctactgatgttaatccagctccctcacacggtcactcagtcatccctctcccccagcaccccgtgttactgactgtatccctactgatgttaatccagctccctcacactgtcactcagtaacccctctcccccagcaccgtgttactgactgtatctctactgatgttaatccagctccctcacactgttactcagtaacccctctcccccagcaccctgtgttactgactgtatctctactgatgtcaatccagctgcctcacactgtcactcagtaacccctctcccccagcaccgtgttactgactgtatctctactgatgttaatccagctccctcacactgttactcagtaacccctctcccccagcaccctgtgttactgactgtatctctactgatgtcaatccagctgcctcacactgtcactcagtaacccctctcccccagcaccctgtgttactgactgtatctctactgatgttaatccagctccctcacactgtcactcagtaacccctctcccccagcaccgtgttactgactgtatctctactggtgcagatttgatgggctgaatggcctccttctgcactgtaaaatctatgatgttaattcagctccctcacactggcaCTTGGTAACACAGCCTGTGACCACACCACCTGTAAATCCTGATGCGTTTCCTACCCAATGGGTTTCCGTGCCTTGTGGAATTCCGTGATTACACGCTCGATGTCAGGAATTACTTGGCAGTCCTTTCCTTCCACAGCGAAGTTTGATCTGGAGGTGAGACAGACAGAGCTTACACTCAATAATGCTGAATAGAGGCACCATCAATCTAACAGTGCTCAACATAGCTGCAATAACAGCCTCCATTGTAATACACATTGCAACCCTCAATAAACCCcagatctctggcagtgcagcactccctcagtactgaccctctcacagtgcggcactccatcagtactgaccctctgacagtgcagcactccctcagtactgaccctctgacagtgcggcactccctcaacactgaccctctgacagtgcagcactccctcagtgctgaccctctgacagtgcggcactccctcagtactgaccctctgacagtgcggcactccctcagcactgaccctctgacagtgcggcactccctcagcactgaccctctgacagtgcggcactccttcagtactgaccctctgacagtgcggcactccctcagtactgaccctctgacagtgcagcactccctcagtactgaccctctgacagtgcagcactccctcagtactgaccctctgacagtgcggcactccctcagtactgaccctctgacagtgcagcactccctcagtactgaccctctgacagtgcagcactccctcagtactgaccctctgacagtgcagcactccctcagtactgaccctctgacagtgcggcactacctcagtactgaccctctgacagtgcagcactccctcagtactgaccccctgacagtgcagcactccctcagtactgaccctctgacagtgcggcactcccttagtactgaccctctgacagtgcagcactccctcagtactgaccctctgacagtgcagcactccctcagtactgaccctctgacagtgcggcactccctcagtactgaccctctgacagtgcggcactccctcagtactgaccctctgacagtgcagcactccctcagtactgaccctctgacagtgcagcactccctcagtactgaccctctgacagtgcggcactccctcagtactgaccctctgacagtgcagcactccctcagtactgaccctctgacagtgcagcactccctcagtactgaccctctgacagtgcggcactccctcagtactgaccctctgacagtgcggcactccctcagtactgaccctctgacagtgcggcactccctcagtactgaccctctgacagtgcagcactccctcagtactgaccctctgacagtgcagcactccctcagtactgaccctctgacagtgcggcactccctcagtactgaccctctgacagtgcagcactccctcagtactgaccctctgacagtgcggcactccctcagtactgaccctctgacagtgcggcactccctcagtactgaccctctgacagtgcggcactccctcagtacagtgctgcacTAAGTGAGTCAATGTAAATTCTAACGTAAAGTCTTGGGTATGAGATCCAAATGCAGAAACGCTGGTGTTGTGGTGGGCGGGGCGTGGGCGGAGGGGGTGGTGTCACTCAGACTGGCTCATTATGAGCAGCAACTTGAGAAGATATTGACTCAAGTTTAATGCCTGGTTtgtgctctcccccccccagcacccaagaGAGCCATGTCCGCAttgcagcgagggggggggggggggggggggggggtcctctgcgGTTATCGAGCTGCCAGTGAATCACGGACAGAATGGCTGGGTTTCAATACTCACAGGTTCTTGGCAGCACCAAAGCCACCAGGGAAGATGATGGCGTCGTGTTCCTGCACGGTTAGCCGGGCCAGGTCCAGGATCTTACCGCGGGCAATCCGAGCCGACTCCACTAGAACATTGCTGCAAGGGAGCGATAATCATCAGCAGGTCAGAGATGAATAATATAAAGTAATTCTTGCAGAGAATATGCTGCGTTAGTGTTACTGGCAACATTAGTGTTAAACATTAGTGTGACTGACAACTAAAAGTTATATGTTTCTTAACACAGGAATGTGTTTTAGGTATTTATTTTCAACAAAATTATACTAAAATAAAGTTGCAGCTATTTTTATTTATAGTACTGCTGTGTTCCATGCTGGTATTAACACAGTGTCCCCAACACTGAGCACTTCCTGGCCAATCACCACAGAAGTTCGGTTCCGATTCGAACCCTGACCCTGAGGAAAATTCCGCTTGTTTCTGTTCCAACCAATCCCATTGGGAGTTCACTATGTTCTGAAACCAGTGTGGGCTGGTTCCGAGCAGCTAATTGGTCCACAACCCGCCATGGCCCCTCCCCGTCCCATCTCAGGCCCTCCCCCTCTGGCCGTGGCCCCTCCCCCTCCGGTCATGGCCCCTCCCCCTTCCGCCTTGGCCCCTACCGCTCCCGCCTCGGCCCCTACCGCTCCCGCCTCGGCCCCTACCGCTCCCGCCTCGACCCCTACCGCTCCCGCCTCGACCCCTACCGCTCCCGCCTCGACCCCTACCGCTCCCGCCTCGACCCTTCCACCTCCCGCCTCGGctgctcccttcccccttcccctcaaccacccccctccccgactcgGCCCCTCCAGCCTCGGCCTCCCCTCCTCCCGCCTTGGCCTCCCACTCCTTGGCCGCCCCCTCCCGCCTCGGCCTCCGCCTCCTCGGCCGCCCCCTCCTCGGCTTCCCTGTCCCGCCTcggccgaccccccctccccccgccttggCCGCCCTCCCTCCCATTTCAGCCCATCCCACTCCGGCCTCGGCCCCTACCGCTCCCGCCTCGGCCTCCCACTCCCCGGCTTCCCTGTCCCGCCTCggccgacccccctccccccgccttggCCGCCCTCCCTCCCATTTCAGCCCATCCCACTCCGGCCTCGGCCCCTACCGCTCCCGCCTCGGCCCTTCCCCCTCCGGCCTCGGCCCCTCCTCCCGCCTcggccgaccccccccacccctcccgcctcGGCCATCCCCTCCCGCCTCGGCCGCTTCCCGCCTCGACCATCATTTATATCCTCTCGCTCTGAGTTGCTCCCTCGCGGGTACACCGCCTCTCCAACTCCCAGCTAAGTGTTCCACACAATCGTTACaacacaggaaaaggccattcagcccatcgcatttATGTTGGTGTTCCTATAGAATAATTCCCGTTCTGCTACTCTCCCCACATTCCTCCTGTTTAGATATTGAGAAAATGTCAATAGGTTTatggcagagaaggaggccattctgcccaacggGTCCACTGCACGAAAAACAAGCCACCCATCCGAGTCATTTTTCAGCACTTGCTCCGTAGCTGTGGGTTACAGCACCTGAGGTGCAAATCCAGGCACCTTTtcaatgagttgagggtttctgcctctatcaccctttcaggcagtgagtcccagacCCCCTCAACTCTGAGTGAAAACACTTTTCCTCATCTCCTCTCTCATCCTtgtaccaatcactttaaatctctgcccccccaGTCATTGACCTCTCTGCCAAGGGAAATAGGCCCTTTCCCACCCTCTCTATCCAGAACCCTCAGAACCTTGTACACTTCACTTTAATCTCCCCTCAGCCTGCAGGTAGAGCAGGAAGGGTGAAGGCTCTGCTGTCAAACAGGACTCACTTCAAATCCAATGACTTCCATAACTACCTTGCCACAATTTCCTCAGATCCTGTTTCCCTGAAACCTCTCTATCCCATTCTCCACCTGTTTGCTTATTTGCACCatcacaatgttttggccttcatTGTAAACTTTAATCTCTCCTCTCCTCCACCCTATCAGACAGTCGTTTGTTctgaccttccctccctccctccatccccgagTTGGTTTGTAACCTGTTCCATCTCACACTTTTACTTGTGACAAAGGGACATTGATCAGGATTGTTAACTCGGTTTCTCGCTCTACAACTGCCACcacattccagcattttctgatttcatTTTTGATGAGAAAATTACCTATTTTTCTCTTTGTAGATTATGGTTTCTGTGGCGTTTAAgaaagctgtgcgagagctgtgcgagagctgtgcgagggctgtgcgagggctgtgcgagggctgtgcgagggctgtgcgagggctgtgcgagggctgtgcgagggctgtgagagagctgtgtgagagctgggcgagagctgtgcgagggctgtgcgagggctgtgtgagagctgggcgagggctgtgtgagagctgggcgagggctgtgcgagggctgtgcgagggctgtgcgagggctgtgtgagggctgggcgagagctgggtgagagctgtgcgagggctgtgcgagagctgtgtgagagctgggcgagagctgggtgagagctgtgcgagggctgtgcgagggctgtgcgagggctgtgcgagggctgtgtgagagctgtgcgagggcagtGCGAGggcagtgcgagggctgtgcgagggctgtgtgagagcagtgtgagggctgtgcgagggctgtgcgagggctgtgcgagagctgggcgagggctgggcgagggctgtctgagagcagtgcgagagctgggcgagggctgtgtgagagctgtgcgagagctgtgcgagggctgtgtgagagcagtgtgagagctgggcgagggctgtgcgagggctgtgcgagggctgtgtgagagcagtgggagagctgtgagagctctgtgagagctgtgtgagagctgggcgagggctgtgtgagagctgggcgagagctgtgtgtgggctgtgtgagagctgtgcgagagctgtgcgagggctgtgcgagagctgtgggagagctgtgagagctgtgtgagagctgggcgagggctgtgcgagggctgtgcgagggctgtgcgagggctgtgcgagggctgtgcgagggctgtgcgagggctgtgcgagggctgtgcgagagctgtgcgagggctgtgcgagagctgtgcgagggctgtgcgagggctgtgcgagggctgtgcgagggctgtgtgagagctgggcgagggctgtgtgagagctgggcgagagctgtgcgagggctgtgcgagagctgtgtgagagctgggcgagagctgggtgagaggtgtgcgagggctgtgcgagagctgtgtgagagctgggcgagagctgtgcgagggctgtgtgagggctgtgcgagggctgtgcgagggctgtgtgagagctgtgcgagggctgtgcgagggctgtgcgagggctgtgcgagggcagtgcgagggctgtgtgagagctgtgcgagggctgtgcgagggctgggcgagagctgggcgagggctgggcgagggctgggcgagggctgggcgagggctgtgtgagagctgtgcgagggctgtgtgagagctgtgcgagggctgtgcgagggctgtgcgagggctgtgcgagagctgggcgagggctgggcgagggctgggcgagggctgtctgagagcagtgcgagagctgtgcgagggctgtgtgagagcagtgtgagagctgggagagggctgtgcgagggctgtgtgagagcagtgggagagctgtgagagctctgtgagagctgtgtgagagctgggcgatggctgtgtgagagctgggcgagagctgtgcgtgggctgtgtgagagctgtgcgagagctgtgcgagggctgtgggagagctgtgggagagctgtgagagctgtgtgagggctgggcgagggctgtgcgagggctgtgcgagggctgtgcgagggctgtgcgagagctgtgcgagggctgtgcgagggctgtgcgagagctgtgcgagggctgtgcgagggctgtgcgagggctgtgtgagagctgtgcgagggcagtGCGAGGGCAGTGCGAGggcagtgcgagggctgtgcgagggctgtgtgagagcagtgtgagggctgtgcgagggctgtgcgagggctgtgcgagagctgggcgagggctgggcgagggctgtctgagagcagtgcgagagctgggcgagggctgtgtgagagctgtgcgagagctgtgcgagggctgtgtgagagcagtgtgagagctgggcgagggctgtgcgagggctgtgcgagggctgtgcgagagcagtgggagagctgtgagagctctgtgagagctgtgtgagagctgggcgagggctgtgtgagagctgggcgagagctgtgtgtgggctgtgtgagagctgtgcgagagctgtgcgagggctgtgcgagagctgtgggagagctgtgagagctgtgtgagagctgggcgagggctgtgcgagggctgtgcgagggctgtgcgagggctgtgcgagggctgtgcgagggctgtgcgagggctgtgcgagggctgtgcgagggctgtgcgagagctgtgcgagggctgtgcgagagctgtgcgagggctgtgtgagagctgggcgagggctgtgtgagagctgggcgagagctgtgcgagggctgtgcgagagctgtgtgagagctgggcgagagctgggtgagaggtgtgcgagggctgtg contains:
- the LOC140427620 gene encoding putative glutamine amidotransferase-like class 1 domain-containing protein 3B, mitochondrial — protein: MHVVDHVKGEPAGEKRNVLVESARIARGKILDLARLTVQEHDAIIFPGGFGAAKNLSNFAVEGKDCQVIPDIERVITEFHKARKPIGLCCIAPVLAAKVLPGVEVTVGHEDEEDGKWPYAGTAAAIIAMGGKHAVGEVDCAHVDSENNVVSTPAFMCETELHHIFDGIGAMVQQVLKLTGKRSC